The Halichoerus grypus chromosome 14, mHalGry1.hap1.1, whole genome shotgun sequence genomic interval GGCCAGggccttccctcttctctttccccacgCCCCTTCTACTCACTGGCTGGCGCCGTATATGAGTTCCCAGGGCCCAAACAGGGCCTGGCGCTCTGCTGGTCGCAGGGTGCCTGTGGCTCTCAGAATCCCCACGAAATACTGCGGAAGGAGAATACCGGTATATAGTCTGCAGGAAGAGGAGGCTAATGCCAAGCCGCAGCTAGAAACTGTAGAATTCCTGAGCTCCCTACATGCAGACGGACAGCCCAAGACCCACCATACTCGGGGTCACCGACCTCGCAGAGACCCTCCCATACCCTGGGGTCCCCGCCCCATACGGGAGGGCGTGCGCGGCCGCACCGTGGCCACCAGCCCCAGCTGTTCCTGGTAGCGCCGCTCGGTCTCCAGCAGCTCCCGGGCAGTGCAGGCGCGTTTCCGCTCCCAACGGGCACGCTGCTCTTGCACTGGGCACCGTCCGCTGGCGCCCGACCTCTCCATGCCGGGCTGAGGGGTCGGTCCTTCCGGCCGCAGCCCGCCGGAGATTCAAATCCCAACCGCtcccggggcggggccggggagaGGAGCGCGCCTCCTGGCCCCGGGAGGCTGCACGCAGGACGGAGCATGCGCGGCGGCCTGCCGCCCCGCATCGAGTCTCTGCCGTTATGGCCTTGCCCTACCGCCAGGGCCGCGCTGCAGGTGCGAGAAGCCCGCTCAGGCAGCGCCGAGTGGGGCAGGTGGGTGGCCCTCCTCTGGAGTGGCGCTAAATTTGGGCAGCATTCTGGACCTTGAGTCAGGAGATTTGGAAGTGCAGACACCAGCGGGGCCTCAGTGTCCTATCTGTAAAATTAGGAGGGGGGCAATAATTACCGTACATATTCTGTCCTGGGCCTGTGCCAGACTCTGGGGCCCGGTCGTCCCCAGTGCTTTAACTACTAGGAAACCTCACGGGTCACACGGTTTGAAATATTTTGGCCCATGGACAAAAGTTTTaggttttgggcgcctgggtggctcagttggttaagcgactgccttcggtcacgatcctggagtccctggattgagtcccacatcaggctccctgctcggcggggagtctgcttctccctctgaccctcccccctctcatgtgctctctgtctcaaataaataaataaaattaaaaaaaaaaaaaaaagttttaggttTTAAGTTACTAACTCGTTTTCTCCTTTCATACTGATCCAAAACCTGACAGCCCATTAGCTGCTGGTCAGTAAACGTCAGTAACTAACGTGGTGGTCAGAATTGCTATAATTCTGGCCAAAGGCTAAAGCTTGGAGTTGATTAGTCTGTGCTACCTAGTCAAAGATAAAATGGACCAGATTTTCCTTACTTCGTTAGGTCTTTCGAAAAATTGACAGTAGCCCTGGAGGGTAAATTGGCAGTGCCATTTTGCCAGGATGTATAAGAAGTCTTAAAGTGTGCTTACTcttatgacctagcaattccatttttagaaatgCACCCTAAAGAACCAGATATGtggacaaaaatatatatgccagAATGGGTGGTACAGTGTTGTTTGTAACAATAGAAAACTGGAAGCCATCTAAATGTCCAGTGGTAGAGAACtgactagggaaaaaaaaaagagataattgaCTAGGAAAATTATGGTACAGCTATTTGAAGGAATAATACGaaagcattaaaaatgtaaaaaacctaTCAATATGGAAAACACAGAGTATAttgccaaaaccaaaaaaagcagGCTAACAAAGCTGTTTGTACAATATGATCCCATATATGTATAGCATATATAGGACTGGAAGTAGTCAAGAGGTAGTTGTGGTTGTTATCTCTGGGTGATGGGATTGAAGTTAATgcactccacaaatatttttttaagcacctaatctgtgctaggcactggatCGCTGAGGTTAAAGGGGTGAATGGGACAAAcagggtgatttttaaaattcccttatgtttttcttcttttcccaagTTTTCTGCTTGAGCATGTAtgcattactttttatttttatttatttttttaaagattttatttatttatttgacagagagaaagcacaagtagggggagctgcaggcagagggagagcaagaagcaggggagcctgatgcggggcttgatcccaggaccctgggatcatgacctgagccaaaggcagacacttaaactactgaaccacccaggcgccccacatgcaTTACTTtttaactaggaaaaaaatactcttaaagACCAAAATGTTAAGAAACCTTCAGACCCTGCATTCCTACCACTGTGGACTCCTAGGAATTTGGAACCCAAGACAAGAACCAGAGTACTGTTAGGGTTCTGAGGTCCCCTTTAGCTCACTGACATTCTAAGAATTCTAAGGAGAAATGCTGGACTTAgatcagggaaaaacaacttgAAGGGTTGGATGGCGGAAAGAGAAAGTTTGGGTCAGACTGTACCTTGGACTTGGGTTGTAAGGAAACTGGTGACACCATATAGGTGAGGACTGGTTACACTGTCTCAAGTGAATGTGGGGCAGTCCACACTAAGAGTTCATGGGTGGAAGGGGACAGATAATCCCATGTAGTCAGTATCACTACAAGTCTCTTCTGCAGCCGTGGGATGAGCAGAAACATGGCCCTACATGTCTGAAGACACAGACCCTAACCACCAAAAACTTGGCCATAAATACCACAGAGAGGCCATGCATCAGGCAGGGGGTGACCCAGTCAGTTGGTCCTGAGTACACCATGTCCCAACCTGGGAAAGCTCCCTGAATAAGACTCTGGGAGCTCAAACCTGTTTTAGAGTTTGGCAGTCTCCCAGCTGCAAAGGCATGATCCAGGGTCAGAGTCTATACTCCCCGCCCAGACCAGAGACAGTCACACACAGAAACAGAGCGCTTAAGAAAGAGAGCACCATGGAGAATGGCGTTTGGAAAATTAAAAGGCTGAAACAGAGAGAGACCTGCTCATAGACACAGATCTAGGCTCTGAAATACTGACTAAAAGCAGCTGAGACGGCAGGGAGACGTGTGGACATATAGAGTGCTGCGGAGAAGTGTACCAGGGAATCCTGACAGAGACCTAAATGGGAAAACAATGGAAATAAGAACATTTGGAAAGAGGGAAAGTGAAGTAAAGCTGGGATGGGCCTTGGAGAAAGATCTCCACACATACAGACTCCAGACGCCAGTTAGCACGGTGCTTCTGTCTTCTGTGCTTCCCATGAACTCTTCCACCTCAACTAGATTCGTCTTACCACATTCTGTCTTGTCCAGGTCCGTCCAGTTCAGATACTACCATGTACCCTCCATGTGTCGGGGTCTAACCGAGGTGCTGCCATCACAGCTGACCAGACAATAAGCTGACCTTCCACATTGCACACCGGATCAGATTTCCGTGGATGGCTCTTAATTTGGCCCCAGAGATAGCAACCCAGATTGTTAGGCTGACTGCCTCCTTGGAGGACAGCAGCTGTTCAGCTCTGTGAAAGTTTTGGTATACAGTGTGACAATCTGACAAGGCAGATAATTTGGGGTGCTGTAAAAATGTGCCATCATGCTCTTGGAACAGTTGTGGTTTGACAAACACAAGTCATCGactgagctccctgagggcagggaaggcATCTTAGTCAATGTGGTTTTTCTCAAGTCGTGGCAAGGTGATCTGCAGAGAGAAAAATGCTCAATAACGGTTGgtgaataaaagaattaaatactgGACCCTACCCTTATGGAACTCAAGGCTATTAGAGCAGATAAAATGTCATAAATCACCATAATATAAGTTGGGCAAGGTTATTAGCAAGGGCAGGCAAAGAACTGTGATGGTTCAGAGGCACCAGAAATCTCTTCCTGTGGTAGAAAGTGGAAGAGGTGGCCTTTGAGCTGAGTCTTGAACCATAGAAGGGATTTAGACAGGACAGAGAGTAAAACTAACAGGGTAGTGGGTACACAAGTACTGATTCATGACAGTGGCAGCTGGCTGGGGCGTTCAAGTGGGGTCCTTGGGCCTCTGCTATGCCGGGCATTACCTCTTTAGATAAGAGATCAGTAGAGTccccagagaggagggaggtagCCGGAGCACCTTGAAGCTAGGGACTAGTTCTCGATAGGATTAGaaatatttcaacaaatttcTCTAATCCATACAACCGTACTGGTGCATATCTACTGAATGTTAGCCCCAGATAGGAACTTCCTGAGATGGCCTTATTCTCTTTTGGTTTGTTGGAGCCATAGGGACCTTACTAGAATGTGAGCTACAGAACAGCAGAGGCAGGTCTCTAGTTCAATGCTGCATCCCTAGggcttagaacagtacctggagGATTGGAggaggctcaataaatgtttctcaaATGAATAGGCATACTGGGAACCCCAAGTCCATTCTTGGGGTCCTTTCACTCTTCATCTCCTTgcacgtgctctccctctcaaatccATGCTCCACACCAGCCCTCATTACAACCTAATATGAGAATTGGATTCTGTCATTCTCCTGCACAAGATATTTGATGCTTTTCCTTTGCACAAAATACCATTCTCCCCAGTGTTTTTAGTAATTGAATTGCTACTTCTTCAAAGTCCCGATCAGATTTTGCCTATTTCTGTATTACTTTCTGAGGCAGAATTAATCTCTCTCCACTGAATATTGTGATAGTGTTTGCCCTCACTCACTAGACAGTGAGCTCCTTaggacagggactgtgtcttattcatttctGTACTTTTAGTCCACAGCCCAGTGCTGGACATagtagatgctaaataaatatttgttaaatataagaGTGAGTTGTATTCCCAGCAGTGAGAACTAGATGAACAAAGGTGGTCAAAGGtctggggggaaaaatgaatAGTTTAATTTGGCTGGAGTATGAGGGAGAATAGTGGGAGATAAAATGGAACGGTTTCTTGGGTAAGATTTTGAAGGGCTTGAAAGTCAACTGCAGGAAGAAGATGGGCAGATGGAAGCCAATGAAGGTTTTTGAGCAGAGGcgtaatatgaaaaataaatttagtttaaaGCCATCACAGTCCCTCTCTTACATATACTCAGTTTTTCATTTATACTCAGATTCACCTCCCACCTACCTCTCTGTCCACCCACTCCCAGGCTTCCCCAATAGCTTGTCCTACCCCTTTATCTGCTCCCTGGCTAGGCCAGGGATATATCCATGGGCTGCTTCCCCTCTCAGCCAGAGGCTGTGGGGCCCCCAACTCTCtgtctttccccttctcttcctggggCTGGGAAGCAGGCCAGGGTTAGCTGAGGCTGGCTGGTGAGCAGCTGGGCGGTGCCAGGGAGAGCCTGTGTAGTGCCAGGTGGTGCCTTGGGTTCCAGGCTGAGCCTGTGACCCCGATAACCTCCTGCCTGTGCACATACCTGCCCCTCATACCACCCCCATCCAGGCTTTGGTATCGGGGAAGGGGCACAGGGCCAGGCAGACCCACAGGACTTTGGCTCCATCTCTACAAAAGGGCCCTCTGTGAGTCAGCCTGCTCCCCTCCAGgcttgctcctcccccacccggCTCCTGTTTCCAATGCACGTACAGCCCGTACACACCGTGTCTGGGACACCCCGCAGTCAGCCACATGGCTCCCCTGTGCCCCAGTCCCCGGCTCCCTCTGTCGATCCCAGCCCCTTCTCCGGGCCCTGCCGTGCAGCTGCTGCTGGTACTGCTGCTCCTGGTGCCTGCCCATCCCCAGAGCCTGTCCCGGATGCAGGGGTCGGCCGGGCTGGGAGGAGATTCATCTGGGGAAGATGATCAGCTGGATGAGGAAAACCTACCCAGTGAAGAGGACCCACCAGGAGAGGAGGACCCACCAGGAGAGGAGGACCCACCTGGAGAGGAGGACCCATCTGGAATGAAGACTGAACCAGGAAAAGAGGATTCTCTGAAGTTAGAGGATTTGCCTACTGTTGAGGCACCCAGGGACCCCCCAGGCTCCCAGAATAATGCCCACAGGCACAACAAAGGTAAGTGGTCATCAGCCCTCCAAATCTAGCCTCCAGGAGGTTTGTCCTCCCCTCACTAAACCCCAGCCCCGGCAGGGATTtattcagagaaggaaaggagccTGTACTCTGACAGTAGCCTTTCCCATCCCCAGGGAATCTCATGCCATtagaccctccccccccaccccccatcagaGCTCGAAGGGGATGAATGGGGAGACAAAAAAGCACAGATGGAGAGAGGTGAGCAGGAagagatgacaaagaaaaaaggaggaggtTGGAGAGGAGAAAGATGTGGAAAGAGAGGACATAGGTGGAGAGAAGTAAGAAtatgagggaagaaaagaggaaagatggcggggtggggggtagcCGAGGAAGAGCCAGAAGGGCTTGTAGAGATCACCTCATCTTCagtctacagatgaagaaactgagatctAGGAAGAAGGAATAGCAAGTAGGGGAACCTAATAATTTGACTCAGAAACAAGGAACCTTGGGAAGGGAGTTGGAgacaaggagaaagggaagagggtgTACTGATTTGGGCCTGGGGACTGAGGCCCCCACCCACTTTACAGACTAAGATAGCAGTTGCAAACTGATTATCTCTGGGGCCAGTAGGATCTTTGGTCTACCAAGCCATGGTGTTATGTTTGGTTGCAATCTGTTGTGCTTTCTACCTGGCCACGTTAGGCATTTCGGTTACCTGCTATGCCCCTGTAAGGTATCTGAGTTGGAGAACCCCTACTAGTGAGGGGGACCCACCTCTTTCTGGCTGCTGGGGAGGGACTAGGCTTAAAGATCAGCTTTTCATCCTTCTCATTGATGCAGGGGATGACCACGGTCATTGGCGCTATGGAGGTGAGACACCCACGCCCTGCACACCCAACCTGGTCACCCTGCTCTGCTGACGTGAGCCCCCAGCCATCCCGAACTCTGCTCCTGGGCGTCCCACCCACTGCAGCCTTGTCTGCCAGTCCCCAGCACCGCCGGCTCCCTGTCTCTGTCCACAACCCTGATTTCTATTTCCCGCCCTATGCCTTCTCACTCCACCCCCTCacggtttccttttttttttttttttttaaagattttatttatttatttatttgacagagagagagggaagacaagcagggggaatgggagagggagaagcaggctttccgcagagcagggaacaccacgcggggctccatcccaggaccctgggatcatgacctgagccgaaggcagacgcttaacgactgagccacccaggcgcccccctcactTTTTCTACCCCGCTTTCCGAACTGTTCCTGATCTTGTCACCAGATTTCCTGTCCACACTCTCTCCAGGCGACCCGCCCTGGCCCCAGGTGTCCCCAGCCTGCGCAGGCCGCTTCCAATCGCCGGTAGATATCCGCCCAGAGCTCGCCGTATTTTGCCCGGCCCTGCAACCCCTGGAAATCCTGGGCTTTGAGCTCCCGCCACTCCCAGAGCTGCGCCTACGCAACAACGGCCACACGGGTgaggcgggggccggggggggggggcgtagTGGTCTCGCTGCGGAGCCTCAGGGAGGGGGCGGAGACTATCTGGGGATGGGCCCGGGTCTAGTGCGGAGGGCCGGCCAGGCCTGTGCTTGGGAGTTCGGTTGGCCCTCCGGGGTAGGTTGGCCCTCCGGGCTCAGCTGCCTCTTCCCTCGCAGTGCAGCTGATTTTGCCTCCGGGGCTGGAGATGTCCCTGGGCCCCGGGCAGGAGTACCGGGCCCTGCAGTTGCATCTGCACTGGGGGGCTGCGGGTCGCCCGGGCTCGGAGCACACGGTTGACGGCCACCGTTTCCCAGCCGAGGTGAGGGCACAGCGGAGAGGCGAAGGGGGGCGCTGGGCCGGGGGCCTTGCCCACTTCTaccctctgtttctctccagaTCCATGTGGTTCACCTCAGCACTGCATTTGCCAAAGTTGATGAGGCCTTGGGACGCCCGGGGGGGCTGGCCGTGTTGGCCGCCTTTCTGCAGGTACCAGCCCTGGACACCCCTATCCCCTGCTTCCCCACGCCCCAGGGCTCAGGGTAGTTTGACTCCAGATACCCCATCCTGGCACACGCAAGCTGGCACCTGGTAGTCCtcattcactcattaattcaCTCAACACCCCCTGTAGGCCAGGCACTGAGCCACACAAAGGATTCCGAAACCGTGGCTCCGCCCACAGCCGGTGGGGGAGGCTGACTTGAAAGACAAAAAGGCACAGACATAGTAAAAGGTGGTCAGAGAAAACTTCACAAAGGTCAAACTTGAAGCCTTCAGtagtgggaaagaaaaggagatattCCAGGCAGAGCCAACAGTGTATGTGGACTAAGAATATGACCCACTCAGGGAATGGCAGATGGAACGGAGGAGAGAAGAGTAATTTCTTGAATACTCCTATAACCGGTACTTTCCATTTTGTGAAATGCAATAAAGTCTACAGAAATATTTAGTGACGTCTTTG includes:
- the CA9 gene encoding carbonic anhydrase 9 isoform X2, with product MAPLCPSPRLPLSIPAPSPGPAVQLLLVLLLLVPAHPQSLSRMQGSAGLGGDSSGEDDQLDEENLPSEEDPPGEEDPPGEEDPPGEEDPSGMKTEPGKEDSLKLEDLPTVEAPRDPPGSQNNAHRHNKGDDHGHWRYGGDPPWPQVSPACAGRFQSPVDIRPELAVFCPALQPLEILGFELPPLPELRLRNNGHTVQLILPPGLEMSLGPGQEYRALQLHLHWGAAGRPGSEHTVDGHRFPAEIHVVHLSTAFAKVDEALGRPGGLAVLAAFLQEGPEENSAYEQLLSHLEEITEEDSETWVPGLDVSALLPADLSRYFRYEGSLTTPPCAQGVIWTVFNQTVRLSAKQLHTLSGSLWGPDDSRLQLNFRATQPLNGRMIEASFPTEVESSPRTVEPVHLNSCLAAGDILALVFGLLFAVTSIAFLVQMRRQQRLRSGTKGNVSYHPAEVTETVA
- the CA9 gene encoding carbonic anhydrase 9 isoform X1, with product MAPLCPSPRLPLSIPAPSPGPAVQLLLVLLLLVPAHPQSLSRMQGSAGLGGDSSGEDDQLDEENLPSEEDPPGEEDPPGEEDPPGEEDPSGMKTEPGKEDSLKLEDLPTVEAPRDPPGSQNNAHRHNKGDDHGHWRYGGDPPWPQVSPACAGRFQSPVDIRPELAVFCPALQPLEILGFELPPLPELRLRNNGHTVQLILPPGLEMSLGPGQEYRALQLHLHWGAAGRPGSEHTVDGHRFPAEIHVVHLSTAFAKVDEALGRPGGLAVLAAFLQEGPEENSAYEQLLSHLEEITEEDSETWVPGLDVSALLPADLSRYFRYEGSLTTPPCAQGVIWTVFNQTVRLSAKQLHTLSGSLWGPDDSRLQLNFRATQPLNGRMIEASFPTEVESSPRTVEPVHLNSCLAAGDILALVFGLLFAVTSIAFLVQMRRQQRYTYPLPEPLPQAQPHLHGWFRNSFMNAACKRAHLEGGVF